In Burkholderia sp. NRF60-BP8, a single window of DNA contains:
- a CDS encoding TMEM165/GDT1 family protein, with the protein MSQAFLISTGAVALAEIGDKTQLLSLVLAARYRKPIPIILGVLVATLVNHGFAGALGEWLGVLVTPSIMRWALAFSFIAMGLWILVPDKLDENEANATRSRLGVFGATLVAFFLAEMGDKTQIATVALAARFQDYIGVVAGTTFGMMLANVPAILLGDRFAHRLPTKLVHGIAAVLFVVLGALALLGIGI; encoded by the coding sequence GTGTCTCAAGCCTTCCTGATCTCCACCGGCGCCGTCGCCCTCGCTGAAATCGGCGACAAGACCCAACTGCTTTCCCTCGTTCTGGCCGCGCGCTATCGCAAGCCGATACCGATCATTCTCGGCGTGCTCGTCGCGACGCTCGTGAATCACGGGTTCGCCGGCGCGCTCGGCGAATGGCTGGGTGTACTCGTCACGCCGTCGATCATGCGTTGGGCGCTCGCGTTCTCGTTCATCGCGATGGGGCTGTGGATTCTCGTGCCGGACAAGCTCGACGAGAACGAAGCCAATGCGACCCGCTCGCGGCTCGGCGTGTTCGGCGCGACGCTCGTCGCGTTCTTCCTCGCGGAAATGGGCGACAAGACGCAGATCGCGACCGTTGCGCTGGCCGCGCGCTTCCAGGATTACATCGGCGTCGTGGCCGGCACGACGTTCGGGATGATGCTCGCGAACGTGCCGGCGATCCTGCTCGGCGACCGCTTCGCGCACCGTCTGCCGACGAAGCTCGTGCACGGCATCGCGGCCGTGCTGTTCGTCGTGCTCGGCGCGCTGGCGCTGCTGGGTATCGGGATCTGA
- a CDS encoding adenosine deaminase → MTPTFKDKIARAPKAELHIHIEGSLEPELIFALAQRNGVKLAYDSIDALRAAYAFTDLQSFLDIYYAGASVLLTEQDFYDMTAAYCERALADNVVHTELFFDPQTHTERGVPIETVVAGIERALADAERRGLSSKLILCFLRHLSEEDALATFESALPLFERYRHRLIGVGLDSSELGHPPTKFARVFEKARALGLKLVAHAGEEGPPAYIYEALDVLKVDRIDHGVRSIEDAALVERLAKTRTALTVCPLSNLKLCVFDDMAKHSLKALLDRGVAVTINSDDPAYFGGYVNENYFATAEGLQLTDAEVHAVIRNGFEASFIEPAQRDALYARLDAYWNAA, encoded by the coding sequence ATGACCCCGACATTCAAGGACAAGATTGCCCGCGCACCGAAAGCGGAGCTGCACATCCATATCGAAGGCTCGCTCGAGCCCGAGCTGATCTTCGCGCTCGCGCAGCGCAACGGCGTGAAGCTCGCCTACGATTCGATCGATGCGCTGCGCGCCGCGTACGCGTTCACCGACCTGCAATCGTTCCTCGACATCTACTACGCCGGCGCGAGCGTGCTGCTCACCGAGCAGGATTTCTACGACATGACGGCCGCGTACTGCGAACGCGCGCTCGCCGACAACGTCGTCCACACCGAACTGTTCTTCGACCCGCAGACGCACACCGAGCGCGGCGTGCCGATCGAGACGGTCGTCGCGGGCATCGAGCGCGCACTCGCCGATGCCGAACGACGCGGGCTGTCGAGCAAACTGATCCTGTGCTTCCTGCGCCACCTGTCCGAAGAAGATGCGCTCGCGACGTTCGAATCCGCATTGCCGCTGTTCGAACGCTATCGTCATCGCCTGATCGGCGTGGGCCTCGATTCGTCGGAGCTCGGCCATCCGCCGACGAAGTTCGCACGCGTGTTCGAGAAGGCGCGTGCGCTCGGGCTGAAGCTGGTCGCGCACGCGGGCGAGGAAGGTCCGCCCGCGTATATCTACGAAGCACTCGACGTGCTGAAGGTCGACCGGATCGACCACGGCGTGCGCAGCATCGAGGATGCGGCGCTCGTCGAACGCCTCGCGAAGACGCGCACGGCGCTCACCGTCTGCCCGCTGTCGAACCTGAAGCTGTGCGTGTTCGACGACATGGCGAAGCACTCGCTGAAGGCCCTGCTCGACCGTGGCGTGGCGGTGACGATCAACTCCGACGATCCGGCCTATTTCGGCGGCTACGTCAATGAAAACTACTTCGCGACGGCCGAAGGGCTGCAACTCACGGATGCCGAAGTCCATGCGGTGATCCGCAACGGCTTCGAGGCGTCGTTCATCGAGCCGGCGCAGCGCGACGCACTGTACGCGCGCCTCGACGCTTACTGGAACGCCGCGTGA
- a CDS encoding DUF4136 domain-containing protein → MKREWIFRSAGWAAALCVALLTGCTSYVTTQVTAFSDWSGSDATRTYAFTRTDAQKNSIEQSTYEPIVANELSAYAFRQVPQSQARYLVGLTYAVGSDLVTVPQPVYYDPWFAPGPYWRRGPWNPWGPWGPWGPMPAGYVAQTYQVFDYVLGIRITERATGKEVYNVSARTTGDNGTLLYAMPFLARSALADFPLSNGAVRSVRLPVDKRGGPAAPAANERAVPTAPPAGATVAK, encoded by the coding sequence ATGAAACGCGAATGGATTTTCCGCAGTGCGGGCTGGGCGGCGGCGCTGTGCGTCGCACTGCTGACCGGCTGCACCAGCTACGTGACCACCCAGGTCACGGCCTTCTCCGACTGGAGCGGCAGCGACGCGACGCGCACTTATGCGTTCACGCGCACGGACGCGCAGAAGAACAGCATCGAGCAGTCGACCTACGAGCCGATCGTCGCGAACGAGCTGTCCGCGTATGCGTTCCGGCAGGTGCCGCAGTCGCAGGCGCGCTATCTCGTCGGGCTGACCTATGCGGTTGGCAGCGATCTCGTGACGGTGCCGCAGCCGGTCTACTACGATCCGTGGTTCGCGCCCGGGCCGTACTGGCGGCGCGGACCGTGGAATCCCTGGGGCCCGTGGGGTCCCTGGGGGCCGATGCCGGCCGGTTACGTCGCGCAGACGTACCAGGTGTTCGACTACGTGCTCGGCATCCGCATCACCGAGCGCGCGACGGGCAAGGAGGTCTACAACGTGTCCGCACGCACGACCGGCGACAACGGCACGCTGCTGTACGCGATGCCGTTCCTCGCGCGCAGTGCGCTCGCCGATTTCCCGTTGTCGAACGGGGCGGTTCGCTCGGTCCGGCTGCCGGTCGACAAGCGCGGCGGGCCGGCGGCACCGGCCGCCAACGAGCGCGCGGTACCGACCGCGCCGCCGGCGGGCGCGACCGTCGCGAAGTAA
- a CDS encoding MFS transporter: MSTASPAIAQESKVRTVFRVVSGNFLEMYDFMVYGYYASAIAKTYFPSGNAFASLMLSLSVFGAGFLMRPVGAIVLGAYIDHHGRRKGLILTLGLMAIGTLTVAAIPGYATIGVLAPVLVLFGRLLQGFSAGVELGGVSVYLSEIATKGHKGFYTSWQSGSQQVAVVFAAFVGVVLNRALPVEEMTAWGWRIPFLIGCLIVPFLFLIRRSLKETDEFLAKRHRPTMGEIMRSMLDNWGVVVAGMGMVIMTTVSFYMITAYTPTFGKEVLHLSSLDALVVTVCVGISNLVWLPLSGALSDRIGRRPVLIAFTVLTLLSAYPAVLWLVGDPSFLRLLAVELWLSFLYASYNGAMVVALTEVMPPDVRTAGFSLAYSLATTIGGFTPAISTLLIHQTGNKAAPGLWLSVAAICGLIATLVLYRTADARNQYKSA, translated from the coding sequence ATGTCCACTGCATCCCCTGCCATCGCGCAGGAATCCAAAGTCCGCACCGTCTTCCGGGTCGTCAGCGGCAACTTCCTGGAAATGTACGACTTCATGGTCTACGGGTATTACGCGTCGGCCATCGCGAAAACGTACTTTCCGAGCGGCAACGCCTTCGCGTCGCTGATGCTGTCGCTGTCGGTATTCGGCGCGGGCTTCCTGATGCGGCCGGTCGGTGCGATCGTGCTCGGCGCGTATATCGACCATCACGGCCGCCGCAAGGGGCTGATCCTGACGCTCGGGCTGATGGCGATCGGCACGCTCACGGTGGCCGCGATACCGGGGTACGCGACGATCGGCGTGCTGGCGCCGGTGCTCGTGCTGTTCGGCCGGTTGTTGCAAGGTTTCTCGGCGGGCGTCGAACTCGGCGGCGTGTCGGTCTACCTGTCGGAGATCGCGACGAAGGGCCACAAAGGGTTCTACACGTCGTGGCAGTCGGGGAGCCAGCAGGTGGCTGTGGTGTTCGCCGCGTTCGTCGGCGTCGTGCTGAACCGCGCGCTGCCGGTCGAGGAAATGACCGCGTGGGGCTGGCGCATTCCGTTCCTCATCGGCTGCCTGATCGTGCCGTTCCTGTTCCTGATCCGCCGTTCGCTGAAGGAGACCGACGAATTTCTTGCAAAGCGTCACCGCCCGACGATGGGCGAGATCATGCGCTCGATGCTCGACAACTGGGGTGTCGTGGTGGCCGGCATGGGGATGGTGATCATGACGACGGTGTCGTTCTACATGATTACCGCCTATACGCCGACCTTCGGCAAGGAAGTGCTGCACCTGTCGTCGCTCGACGCGCTCGTCGTGACCGTCTGCGTCGGGATCTCGAACCTCGTGTGGCTGCCGCTGTCCGGTGCGCTGTCCGACCGCATCGGCCGCCGCCCCGTGCTGATCGCGTTCACCGTGCTGACGCTGCTGTCGGCTTATCCGGCCGTGCTGTGGCTCGTCGGCGATCCGTCGTTCCTGCGGCTGCTCGCGGTCGAGCTGTGGCTGTCGTTCCTGTACGCGTCGTACAACGGGGCGATGGTCGTCGCGCTGACCGAAGTGATGCCGCCCGACGTGCGTACGGCCGGCTTCTCGCTCGCGTACAGCCTGGCAACGACGATCGGCGGCTTCACGCCGGCGATCTCGACGCTGCTGATCCACCAGACGGGCAACAAAGCGGCGCCGGGGCTGTGGTTGAGCGTGGCCGCGATCTGCGGCTTGATCGCGACGCTCGTGCTCTATCGCACCGCCGACGCGCGCAACCAGTACAAGTCGGCCTGA
- a CDS encoding gamma-glutamyl-gamma-aminobutyrate hydrolase family protein, with protein sequence MSENTPSPAGLPGTSSASSDSPRPDPAKTPAASATQAAAENVADDGASPVTAASEPGAPGAAGAPGDGAATAAPPRPGSPPPGFGAPPDFDTPRPPPANAQNAPPAYLKQSDTPWSVFGRIVAARARRLFDRAGQRITQRTLRIGVSARIFHPEPGAKGLRGKTLQYLEESIAHWVMSRDVLVFMIPTVGHQGMIHPSNIRLRDYAKHLDGLLLQGGADVSPQTYAASDARPEWPGDRVRDMYELELLHEFVESGKPVLGVCRGCQLINVAFGGSLYQDIATDVPTANAHVSEHYDQHRHAIRFPDSSTLASMFPGRSEAIVNSIHHQAIRDLGRDLNIEAVSAGDGIIEGIRHRRSPFVVGVQWHPEFHRAGGSELLDCTPLLDAFLRAARETRL encoded by the coding sequence ATGAGCGAAAACACGCCTTCTCCGGCCGGTCTGCCCGGCACCTCTTCCGCTTCTTCCGATTCCCCCCGTCCCGATCCGGCGAAAACGCCCGCTGCGTCGGCCACGCAGGCCGCCGCTGAGAACGTCGCCGACGACGGCGCGTCGCCCGTCACGGCCGCCTCCGAGCCGGGTGCGCCCGGCGCGGCGGGCGCACCCGGTGATGGCGCCGCCACGGCCGCGCCGCCGAGGCCCGGCTCGCCGCCGCCCGGATTCGGCGCGCCGCCCGATTTCGACACGCCTCGGCCGCCGCCCGCGAACGCGCAGAATGCGCCGCCGGCCTACCTGAAGCAGAGCGACACGCCGTGGTCGGTGTTCGGCCGGATCGTCGCGGCCCGCGCGCGACGGCTGTTCGACCGCGCCGGTCAGCGCATCACGCAGCGCACGCTGCGCATCGGCGTGTCGGCGCGGATCTTCCATCCGGAGCCCGGCGCGAAGGGGTTGCGCGGCAAGACGCTGCAGTATCTCGAGGAATCGATCGCCCACTGGGTGATGTCGCGCGACGTGCTCGTGTTCATGATTCCGACCGTCGGCCATCAAGGCATGATCCATCCGAGCAACATCCGCCTGCGCGATTACGCGAAGCATCTCGACGGCCTGCTGCTGCAAGGCGGCGCCGACGTGTCGCCGCAGACCTACGCGGCGTCGGATGCGCGCCCCGAATGGCCGGGCGATCGCGTGCGCGACATGTACGAGCTCGAACTGCTGCACGAATTCGTCGAATCCGGCAAACCCGTGCTCGGCGTGTGTCGCGGCTGCCAGTTGATCAACGTCGCGTTCGGCGGCTCGCTGTACCAGGACATCGCCACCGACGTGCCGACCGCGAACGCGCACGTGAGCGAGCATTACGACCAGCATCGTCACGCGATCCGCTTCCCCGATTCGTCGACGCTCGCGAGCATGTTCCCGGGGCGCAGCGAAGCGATCGTCAACTCGATACACCACCAGGCGATCCGCGATCTCGGTCGCGACCTGAACATCGAGGCCGTGTCGGCCGGCGACGGGATCATCGAAGGCATTCGCCATCGGCGTTCGCCGTTCGTCGTCGGCGTGCAGTGGCATCCGGAGTTCCATCGCGCGGGCGGCTCGGAACTGCTCGACTGCACGCCGCTGCTCGATGCGTTCCTGCGCGCGGCGCGCGAAACGCGTCTGTAG
- the xdhC gene encoding xanthine dehydrogenase accessory protein XdhC produces MEAWLGDLQQLLAHGEAAVLVTVAHTDGSAPREAGTKMLVTRDTARHTIGGGHLEWKAIEIARHLLKDGAHVPHARRLERLALGPSLGQCCGGAVVLAFERLDVGDLGWIMSLAKRVAAGAATVRSVSFGPSPGAPLLNEPESEAARADCLLWETGGVSLMTETIAPYAFPVMLFGAGHIGSALVKVLATLPCHVRWIDRPDAAFPPADALAGIGNLAIDAAASPADAVDAAPPQSYFVVMTHDHALDFALAERILRRGDYAYFGMTGSHTKRVQFDHRLAAIGIDPAQLARMHCPIGVEGIVDKAPEVIAISVAAQLLQAVEANASAQASPSY; encoded by the coding sequence ATGGAAGCCTGGCTCGGCGATCTGCAGCAACTGCTCGCGCACGGCGAAGCGGCCGTGCTCGTGACGGTCGCGCACACCGACGGCTCCGCGCCGCGCGAGGCCGGCACCAAGATGCTCGTCACGCGCGACACGGCACGCCATACGATCGGCGGCGGTCATCTGGAATGGAAGGCGATCGAGATCGCGCGGCACCTGCTGAAGGACGGCGCGCACGTGCCGCACGCCCGCCGGCTCGAGCGGCTCGCGCTCGGCCCGAGCCTCGGCCAGTGCTGCGGCGGCGCCGTGGTGCTCGCGTTCGAGCGGCTCGACGTCGGCGATCTCGGCTGGATCATGTCGCTCGCGAAGCGTGTCGCGGCCGGCGCCGCAACCGTCCGTAGCGTATCATTCGGCCCCTCGCCGGGCGCACCGCTGTTGAACGAGCCCGAATCGGAAGCCGCGCGCGCCGACTGCCTGCTGTGGGAAACCGGCGGCGTATCGCTGATGACCGAAACGATCGCCCCGTACGCGTTCCCCGTCATGCTGTTCGGCGCGGGGCACATCGGCAGCGCGCTCGTGAAGGTGCTGGCGACGCTGCCGTGCCACGTGCGCTGGATCGACCGGCCCGATGCGGCATTCCCGCCGGCCGACGCGCTCGCCGGCATCGGCAACCTCGCGATCGATGCGGCCGCTTCCCCGGCGGACGCGGTCGACGCAGCGCCGCCGCAGTCCTACTTCGTCGTGATGACGCACGACCACGCACTCGATTTTGCGCTGGCCGAGCGCATCCTGCGACGCGGCGACTATGCATACTTCGGGATGACCGGCTCGCACACGAAACGCGTGCAGTTCGATCATCGCCTCGCCGCGATCGGCATCGACCCCGCCCAGCTCGCGCGGATGCACTGCCCGATCGGCGTCGAAGGCATCGTCGACAAGGCGCCCGAAGTGATCGCGATCTCGGTGGCCGCGCAGTTGCTGCAGGCCGTCGAGGCGAATGCGTCCGCGCAGGCTTCCCCATCCTACTGA
- a CDS encoding disulfide bond formation protein B, with protein sequence MNDYTLALRRERRLLMLLGWVCIALLAGALYLQYVKNEDPCPLCIIQRYFFCAIGIFAFLAAGIRNWRGVWVLELLIAIAAAGGVATAARHLSIQMNPGFSCGFDTLQPIVDSLPLAQWFPGMFKVAGLCETVYPPIFGILLPGWALIGFAAILIAVVASLWRHRRKLAS encoded by the coding sequence ATGAACGACTACACGCTTGCACTACGCCGCGAACGCCGCCTGCTGATGCTGCTCGGATGGGTGTGCATCGCCCTGTTGGCCGGCGCGCTGTACCTGCAGTACGTGAAGAACGAAGACCCGTGCCCGCTATGCATCATCCAGCGCTACTTCTTCTGCGCAATCGGGATCTTCGCGTTCCTGGCCGCGGGGATCCGCAACTGGCGCGGCGTCTGGGTGCTCGAACTGCTGATCGCGATCGCCGCGGCCGGCGGCGTCGCCACGGCCGCGCGGCACCTGTCGATCCAGATGAATCCGGGCTTCAGCTGCGGCTTCGACACGCTGCAGCCGATCGTCGACAGCCTGCCGCTCGCGCAGTGGTTCCCCGGCATGTTCAAGGTCGCCGGGCTGTGCGAGACCGTCTACCCGCCGATCTTCGGCATCCTGCTGCCCGGCTGGGCGCTGATCGGCTTCGCCGCGATCCTGATCGCGGTCGTCGCGAGCCTCTGGCGCCATCGCCGCAAGCTCGCGAGCTGA
- a CDS encoding amidase yields the protein MTTFTPFPPLAQLAADLAAGRTTSRALVDTALDRIADPSGQGAVVFTEVDADNARAAADAHDRLRAAGTVLSPLAGIPVSVKDLFDVAGQVTRAGSRVLDGAPAARTDAVAVARLKRAGAVLVGRTNMSEFAFSGLGLNPHFGTPRSPYRRDVPGDARISGGSSSGAAASVADGMAAVALGTDTGGSIRIPAALCGLTGFKPTASRIPTQGGVPLSTTLDSFGPIGLTVACCALVDRMLAGLEPHVPAARPLEGVRLGVLTNYVTDGVDADVAAALDTALKHLEAAGAIVAEVRFPALDRLPEINRFGFSPIEAYAWHHPLLATHRDRYDPRVLTRILKGEPATAADYLDLLAARAAMLDEAAHTVWSRFDALVAPTVPVVPPRIAELETDDDAFTRTNALILRNPSAFNFLDACGLSLPCHPRDAAPVGLMLAAAPHRDDALLAIGQSVEAVLNTIR from the coding sequence ATGACCACTTTCACGCCCTTCCCCCCGCTCGCCCAGCTCGCCGCCGACCTCGCCGCCGGCCGGACCACGAGCCGCGCGCTCGTCGACACCGCGCTCGACCGGATCGCCGATCCGTCGGGCCAGGGCGCCGTCGTCTTCACCGAAGTCGACGCGGACAACGCCCGCGCGGCCGCCGACGCACACGACCGGCTGCGCGCCGCGGGTACCGTGCTGTCGCCGCTCGCGGGCATTCCCGTGTCGGTCAAGGATCTGTTCGACGTCGCGGGCCAGGTCACGCGCGCGGGTTCGCGCGTACTCGACGGCGCGCCGGCCGCGCGCACCGATGCGGTCGCCGTCGCGCGGCTCAAGCGTGCGGGCGCGGTGCTGGTCGGCCGCACCAACATGAGCGAGTTCGCGTTCTCGGGGCTCGGGCTGAATCCGCACTTCGGCACCCCGCGCTCGCCGTACCGCCGCGACGTGCCGGGCGATGCACGGATTTCGGGCGGCTCGTCGTCCGGTGCGGCCGCATCGGTCGCCGACGGGATGGCTGCGGTCGCGCTCGGCACCGACACCGGCGGCTCGATCCGCATTCCGGCCGCGCTGTGCGGGCTGACGGGCTTCAAGCCGACCGCGAGCCGGATCCCGACGCAAGGCGGCGTGCCGCTGTCGACGACGCTCGACTCGTTCGGCCCGATCGGCCTGACGGTCGCGTGCTGCGCACTCGTCGACCGGATGCTCGCGGGGCTCGAGCCGCACGTGCCGGCGGCCCGGCCGCTCGAGGGCGTGCGGCTCGGCGTGCTGACGAACTACGTGACGGACGGCGTCGATGCCGACGTCGCGGCCGCGCTCGACACCGCGCTCAAGCATCTCGAAGCCGCCGGCGCGATCGTCGCCGAAGTGCGCTTCCCCGCGCTCGACCGGCTGCCGGAGATCAACCGTTTCGGCTTCTCGCCGATCGAGGCGTACGCATGGCATCACCCGCTGCTCGCCACCCATCGCGACCGGTACGACCCGCGCGTGCTGACGCGCATCCTGAAGGGTGAGCCCGCGACGGCCGCCGACTATCTGGACCTGCTCGCCGCACGCGCCGCGATGCTCGACGAAGCCGCGCACACGGTCTGGTCGCGCTTCGATGCGCTCGTCGCGCCGACGGTGCCGGTCGTGCCGCCGCGCATCGCCGAACTCGAAACCGACGACGACGCGTTCACCCGCACCAACGCGCTGATCCTGCGCAACCCCAGCGCATTCAACTTCCTCGATGCGTGCGGGCTGTCGCTGCCGTGCCATCCGCGCGACGCCGCGCCGGTCGGCCTGATGCTCGCGGCGGCGCCGCATCGCGACGACGCGCTGCTCGCGATCGGCCAGTCGGTCGAGGCCGTGCTGAACACGATCCGCTGA
- a CDS encoding DUF2968 domain-containing protein, translating to MAFRNFSPARCATWIVALIACAQAGTAWSADATAPVAGTRPAVTSLSGGAQPSASAAAATATDAAAQGNVAELTQMLHDGRIVEMRTTYNGSYGASLMFDPREMTYYVALFQDKNLWRVIRSQEKNRAEMVYANFVQQTTQLADIEIRRTELQAQKAFLERVIALQANRAQQLQADLSVARSQQAEVAQRQKSAQEQAQALQVEKRAAQLQLRDLQEQVRQLEKQTETGLPAHK from the coding sequence TTGGCTTTCCGAAACTTCTCCCCAGCACGATGCGCGACGTGGATCGTTGCGCTGATTGCCTGCGCACAAGCGGGCACGGCCTGGTCCGCCGATGCGACCGCACCCGTCGCCGGTACGCGTCCGGCGGTCACGAGCCTGAGCGGCGGCGCGCAGCCGTCGGCATCGGCCGCGGCCGCGACCGCGACGGACGCCGCTGCGCAAGGCAACGTCGCCGAACTGACGCAGATGCTGCACGACGGCCGGATCGTCGAGATGCGCACGACGTACAACGGCAGCTACGGCGCGAGCCTGATGTTCGATCCGCGCGAGATGACGTACTACGTCGCGCTGTTCCAGGACAAGAACCTGTGGCGCGTGATCCGTTCGCAGGAAAAGAATCGCGCGGAGATGGTGTACGCGAACTTCGTCCAGCAGACGACGCAGCTCGCCGATATCGAGATCCGCCGGACCGAGCTGCAGGCGCAGAAGGCCTTTCTCGAACGCGTGATCGCGCTGCAGGCGAATCGTGCGCAACAGTTGCAGGCCGACTTGAGCGTCGCGCGCAGCCAGCAGGCCGAAGTCGCGCAGCGGCAGAAGTCGGCGCAGGAGCAGGCACAAGCGCTGCAGGTCGAGAAGCGGGCTGCGCAACTGCAGTTGCGCGATCTGCAGGAGCAGGTGCGGCAACTCGAGAAGCAGACCGAGACGGGGCTGCCCGCGCACAAGTAA
- a CDS encoding GntR family transcriptional regulator has protein sequence MSTLTDVARDRAAASPASLAERAYALIQRDIITMRLKPGAALNEADLVARTGIGRTPVHQAVHRLVLEGLLSVMPRKGLMVQPLSLDDIVAVIDVRRINEAHCAELAARHATPDDLARLAALLDDGQACVDTHDVEGMMALDRAFHQTIATAARNAVLADILRALHDRSLRFWFVTLSEPHHLADVQHEHRALFDRLSARDGAGARAAVESHIDSFRSTLLQHLRP, from the coding sequence ATGAGCACCCTCACCGACGTCGCCCGCGACCGCGCCGCCGCGTCGCCGGCCAGCCTCGCCGAGCGCGCGTACGCGCTGATTCAGCGGGACATCATCACGATGCGCCTGAAGCCGGGCGCCGCGCTCAACGAAGCCGATCTCGTCGCCCGCACGGGGATCGGCCGCACACCGGTGCACCAGGCCGTGCATCGGCTCGTGCTCGAAGGGTTGCTGTCCGTGATGCCGCGCAAGGGCTTGATGGTGCAGCCGCTGTCGCTCGACGACATCGTCGCGGTGATCGACGTGCGGCGCATCAACGAAGCGCACTGCGCCGAACTCGCCGCGCGCCATGCGACGCCCGACGATCTCGCGCGCCTGGCCGCGTTGCTCGACGACGGGCAGGCCTGCGTCGACACCCACGACGTCGAGGGCATGATGGCGCTTGATCGCGCGTTTCATCAGACGATCGCCACGGCCGCGCGCAACGCGGTGCTCGCCGACATCCTGCGCGCGCTGCACGATCGTTCGCTGCGCTTCTGGTTCGTCACGCTGTCCGAACCGCACCATCTCGCCGACGTCCAGCACGAGCACCGCGCGCTGTTCGATCGGCTGTCCGCACGCGACGGCGCCGGCGCACGCGCGGCCGTCGAAAGCCATATCGATTCGTTTCGCTCCACGCTTCTTCAACATCTTCGCCCCTGA
- the guaD gene encoding guanine deaminase, with protein MTQTAFRSQLLTFNGDPAQSSQAANYETDGLLIVDAGKVVAAGPYARLAATLARDAVVHDLRDKLIVPGFIDTHIHYPQTDMIASPAPGLLPWLDQYTFPTERRFGDPEHAREVADFFVDELLACGTTSALVYCTVHKQSADALFAASDARNLRMIAGKVLMDRNCPEFLRDTAQSGYDDSAELIGRWHGKGRQMYALTPRFAPTSTEAQLEACGELARRHPDVFVQSHVAENVDEVKWAAELFPGHRSYLDIYDRYGLLRPRAVYGHCIHLDDEDRRRMAETRTVVAHCPTSNFFLGSGLFDFDKAGEYDVPVTLATDVGGGTSFSMLQTMNEAHKVARLSGHHLSATRMFWLATAGAAQALDLADTVGTLEPRTEADFVVLDPQATPLLARRTKRAESLEELLFAFALLGDDRAVYRTYAAGELVHERGAARRPAAA; from the coding sequence ATGACGCAAACCGCTTTCCGTTCCCAACTGCTGACCTTCAACGGCGACCCGGCGCAATCGAGCCAGGCCGCGAATTACGAGACCGACGGGCTCCTGATCGTCGACGCCGGCAAGGTCGTCGCGGCCGGCCCGTATGCACGGCTCGCCGCGACGCTCGCGCGCGACGCGGTGGTCCACGACCTGCGCGACAAGCTGATCGTGCCCGGCTTCATCGACACGCACATCCACTATCCGCAGACGGACATGATCGCGTCGCCGGCCCCGGGCCTGTTGCCGTGGCTCGACCAGTACACGTTCCCGACCGAGCGCCGGTTCGGCGACCCCGAGCATGCACGCGAAGTCGCCGACTTCTTCGTCGACGAACTGCTCGCATGCGGCACGACGAGCGCGCTCGTCTACTGCACGGTGCACAAGCAGTCGGCCGATGCGCTGTTCGCGGCGAGCGACGCACGCAACTTGCGGATGATCGCGGGCAAGGTGCTGATGGACCGCAACTGCCCCGAATTCCTGCGCGACACCGCGCAATCGGGCTATGACGACAGCGCCGAGCTGATCGGCCGCTGGCACGGCAAGGGCCGCCAGATGTACGCGCTCACGCCGCGCTTCGCGCCGACGTCGACCGAGGCGCAGCTCGAGGCGTGCGGCGAACTCGCGCGCCGCCATCCGGACGTGTTCGTGCAAAGCCACGTCGCGGAAAACGTCGACGAGGTGAAATGGGCGGCCGAGCTGTTCCCCGGCCACCGCAGCTATCTCGATATCTACGACCGCTACGGGCTGCTGCGTCCGCGCGCGGTGTACGGCCACTGCATCCACCTCGACGACGAGGATCGCCGCCGGATGGCCGAGACGCGCACCGTCGTCGCGCACTGTCCGACGTCGAACTTCTTCCTCGGCAGCGGGCTGTTCGATTTCGACAAGGCCGGCGAATACGACGTGCCCGTCACGCTCGCGACCGACGTCGGCGGCGGCACGTCGTTCTCGATGCTGCAGACGATGAATGAGGCGCACAAGGTCGCGCGGCTGTCGGGCCATCACCTGAGCGCCACGCGGATGTTCTGGCTCGCGACGGCCGGCGCCGCGCAGGCGCTCGACCTCGCGGACACGGTCGGCACGCTCGAGCCGCGCACCGAAGCCGACTTCGTCGTGCTCGACCCGCAGGCGACGCCGCTGCTCGCGCGCCGCACGAAGCGCGCGGAGTCGCTCGAGGAACTGCTGTTCGCGTTCGCGCTGCTCGGCGACGACCGCGCGGTATACCGCACTTATGCGGCCGGCGAACTCGTGCACGAGCGCGGTGCCGCTCGTCGCCCCGCCGCCGCGTAA